A window of Salvia splendens isolate huo1 chromosome 8, SspV2, whole genome shotgun sequence genomic DNA:
ACACTTCAGTATGCAACACCTCttcatcaacatcatcaacccaatttgaaaaaaattcaaaaaattggGGGACTTTATTATCATCCATAAGCATCCGAAAAAGAATCAGAGAGGTATTGCAAACTCAATACTATAACTGTACAGATTTACAAGGGTGACACATTCTACTAGAACTCGTGATGCATTGCACATTATTTGGTGACGAAGAACCCAAAATTGGAATGATAATTACAAGCTGTTTAGTGGCTAATGGCTTCCTTAGCAATACGCACAAGCTGCAATAAACCCTCAACGTCTTGGAAGTTGTAGTCAAGCGCGTTTTTAAGTGAACGGATACCCTCTTTGTGGGTATCTGCAAGTCTTGATGTAGCAGCTGTGAAAGCAattcttgattttcttgaaGCTTCCATTGCAAATGTAACATCCTGTGCCTACAGAAAGAAACAGTGTAAAACCTTAATATATGCAACAAAACAGAATGATTACTTCTGTAGCACTCAGAATTTCAAGGAAGTCATGTCAGATGAATGAAAAACTAAAAGATTGGATCCCATAAAATATATATCTGCTATAAGTGGAGTATCTGTTCATATACTTACAAAGTTCAGAACACGCAGAAGACTAGAACGATTCTGTGAAGTGATGACATGGCTTCCAGAAACTTGAGGAGAGCCGACAACTTTGGCTGAGGCAGCCTTATCGGCTGTCGCTTGGTGGTTCAAATTGTCAACATCAGAGGCAGAGGAGGAAGGAGATTCACCTGAATGGGGACAATTGATAACACTTGAAATCAAAGTTGTTGCACataattaacataaaatttGTTACGTAGAGTCATGATAAAGCAGTCAAAGTTTTACCTTTTAGATTTCACTTTATAGCAGCTGAATTTACACCATACAATTAATAGCAAAGAGTAGTTTACTTCATACATGTTTCTAGTTTAGCTATCCTCTTTGGACACAAGAGGTTCCTTATATATTTCTGATCCATCACACATTTTTTATGTGATGGTGCAACAATTTATAGCCCACTGCCCTACCATAAACATTTTAAAGTTATTACTCCTGTCAGACTATTACTAGTAGCAGCAGGGGAACCGGCGGGAGATGTGATTCTGATCTAAATGAAATAGTAATAAAGAATGCTGCATCAAAAATTTACCAGGGGCAGCAATTTGTAGAGCACTTTGCAACTCGGCCCGATCCCTGCTTGTATTGCTATGAGATGAATAAAGCACTCGCATGTAAGCAACCTCCATACATTTGTAGGCTAAAGCAGCAGCACCCATGTCTTTTGATTTTTCAAAGTCATGGGCACAAAACCTACAAAATTTTAACCATCAACAAACAGAAATGTTGACTGGTTGATCCATGTCCATTAATGGATTGACCACTATTAGATAGAAATACATATGCCACGGATTAACTTGTGTTTGTGTAAATTAACGTTAAGACTTTTTCTTTGTACATGAAGAACACACAATAAGACAATACTACTAGTTATAAGTTGTAACCACTCTTTCAAAATTTGAGAGTTCCACAATGGAAGTGTGAAATCATATTAACAGGCAGCATTGAGGATGGTTACAGATGGAGATTAATGACTTACTCGCAGAGTTTTGCAGTGCTACTATATATGTGCAATGAGTGCATCAGTTCATTATGCTTAGTGGCTTCACTACTTCCGGATTCGAGCAAAGAGGCTCCATGGAGAAACTTGAGGGCAGCTTCAAAGTAAAGCCCAATACTAGTTCCAGAATTCTGCCAAACAGATTTCGGTTACAGAAAATTgagaaatagataaataaaaaaatccagaACGCAAAATATGCATCAACCTTAAGCCGATCAGCCATATGTTTGAGGTCCTTCGCTTCTTTTAAAATGGTATTAGCGGCATGACTGGATGAATCCTTTCGAACAGGACTTGGAGCGTCAACATCCCGAACTTTATGAGAGTTTGGAGTTGGATGCCTCATAGGCTGACCATTTGAGTTCTCAAATTTCTTTCTCTGATTTGAGGCCTTTTGTGCATCACCGTTATCGGATGCATCAAGAGACAAACCTTTTGAACTATTTTCCTTCTGAGATACAGAAACAGGAGCAGTGTCAGTCTGTATTCTTGCTAACGGTGGAAGCGAGTGTGACTTCCCATTCCCATGTGTTTCTGTCTGGTTGCTTTTCTTGGGTAATTTCTCATTTTCATGCTCTTGTGGGAGACCATGCTTCTTATCCTGGCTTCTGATGGCATCTTGTCCATCATGGCCAAATTTCTTTTGACTTGGTGCTTTAGAGCTCTCACTTGACATTCCTCCAACCATATCTTTCTTGGAGACAAACTTATCACCCTTTTTAGGTGTGCCAGATTTCTCATCGGACTTGTTTCTTCTACTCTTTGACTTCTCCTCATGCAAATGCGTGTGATCTGAAGCATCGTTTCTTGAATCAGAAGCCTTGATTTTAATCTTGTCTACTTCAGAACCAGAGGCATGAGCCTTGTCTTTGGATTGTAAGGACGAACCTTTTCCAGATTTTTTTGAGTGAACTACACCCTGAGATTGGTCATTGTTCGTTCTTGTTTCAGCATCGAATTGCTCAGAATAATGTTTTGTACTAGCATACTGATTACTTTGACATAACTGATCACTGTGAACATCGTCCGCATGATCATTGGCAGTAAGAACTGTATCTGTTTTATCCAATCCTGTTCGGACGTTCCCTCCATCACTGCCTGAAAACATACCCGGATTGGCAGCAGCAGAATCATGAAAAACTGTCCTTCCATCGTGGCTTTTCCGTGCTGATGAGACCTTATCAGCATTAGGAAATCTCAGAGGGGATGAGGAAACTGATTCAACTGGGGAACCTTTAATTTCCTGGCCATTGGTTTTGGTTCTATGTGAGCCAGATACCTTGGAAGAGCTTGAATTGGCAGCAACAGAAGGACGCGCAGAAGCCATGTCACTTTTTATATAATCTGCTGCTTGAGTACCGTTCACAAGCTGCCCATCATGTTGGTCCTTTATACTTTTGCTTTTCCTGTCAGACCCTATACTGGTTTTGCTTCCACTCATAGCTTTTCCTCCAGACTTGGAAAGTCtagctttcttttcttttcggTGTTCACTTTCACTCAATTCTTCTATAAAATCACCAGAGTGCAAGTATTGTTGTTCTGAATTGGAAATGGGCTCATTATGAGTCCTAGAACCATAATTTTCTTTAACTCTCTTCTTTCTAGGATCTTCGTCATCATATTTTCCAGAACAGAGCAAACCATCAGCTGCAGGTGACGGAACATGCATTTCTACATTCATACTTGATGCTATACTTTTCATGGCTTCACCACTAAAATCCTTAAGGTTATTGTACTTGTCTCGATCATTACCAGATGTAGTATTTGACAGGCTTGACGAGCGACGACCTGCTTTCGTGGAAGCACCGCCTCCATTGTCAGAATTCCAATTTTCATCATCACAATGTAACTCCTCACTCTTAATTCTTTTAGAAGCTCTAGTGCTCTCCATATCAGACTCACGCTTGCTCTTTATCTTTACACTTGTACCTATGGAAGTCCATACAGAGATAAAACTTTAGTAGGTTCGGGAAAAGAAGCCAAAGGTCGAGGTAGGTATGACTCACATGTGAACTTGACCACAAAGAAGtacaaataaaaatgataataccTTTATCAGAAGAGCTCACTTGTGATATTTTTTCTGCTTTCGCATCACTGCACTTCTCCAATGCCATACTTCCTTGCCTCATATGCTGTCCAGAAGCATCTACGGAAGGTGAGTTATTTGCGCTGTTCAGTTTAGTTAATCTTCCCAACATATTCTTCTTTCGTGAGTTTGATGAGTTGGTGGAACCATCTATATCCACTGAATTTGCAGCCACTGCAGACCCATGTTTCTTCTTCCCACTATTTGGTGCAGTTGGGACAGCAGCATCCAGATGTTCTTGAGCCAGAGGCCTAGAATCAGCTGACGTGATCCCAACCAAAGCCATAATGGCATTATTTGGCCGAATGCCTTGACCCTCGGGTGGAGGGACCGGAACTGAAGCAACGGGATGGTAAAGGGCCCTTAAAGCATTAGTTGTCTCCTCCTCTGGGATGATACAACGGTTCATCCCAGGCCTGTAAGAATTGGAAAAGGTGAGTTTTCCACAATGAATAACTTCTAGACATAAAAAGAGAGGCAGGGCTCGCCAACATAACAGCAATTGACCATTAAAGGCAGTAGTTGAAATTGTTTGGATCAAATACATATTCATTAGTGATAGAACTTACAGCCAGGAAAGCATCCTACAAAGCCATTTCTCGGGGAGATTTTTGGGATTAGTGCCCAGTGGAAGTAGTCGCCATTTTTTACACTTATCACATAAAACCCAATCTTCTTGGACCAGAGGAACTGATCCAGCTGGAGCTTCAGAATTCGGACCATTTTCAAGGGGAGGAGTTGGCCGAGAAACGGGTTTAGCATATTTCTCTAGTGTTTTTTCAGAATTTCTGCCTGTATGTTTTTCTCGGGACATGTTATGATCTTTACTTAAATTTCTTTTTCCAGCAGGTTGAGGATCTTTTAACCTTCCTGAGGACGTCATTTCCCCAGAGATCGATTCGCTGTCATCATCTTCAAATTCTACATCTCCAAAGAAGTCCTTATACCTGTCCTTTGGTTTCTCATGCTCCTTCTGGAAATCAGGTGTATCATTTTTAGATGTGAGACAATTGGTATGAGAACTCTTCCCACTTTTAGGATCCAGAGAAGACTCAACCATTGACTCATCTTTTGCTACATATGCACCTTCAGTGGCTATATTTTGAGCTTCCTTCCATTTCCTCTTTCCCCCAGTTGATGATTTCTCAAGAGATGGTTCCAGACAACCCTCGCTAACTGACCCTCCTTTCTGAGTGACTAATTGTTTCAAGGCACCAGGCGGTTCAGAAGCAGTAAGTGCTTTTATTCCCTTAGAGGCATTAGACTCCGACTGGTCCAAAGCATGAGGCTTTTCTGCCTTGTGTGTGTCATCCTGAGGGCAAGCTGCAACAGTAG
This region includes:
- the LOC121745237 gene encoding cysteine-tryptophan domain-containing zinc finger protein 7-like isoform X2; translation: MEETELEEGEALGYQEEGEDSTIDPDIALSYIEEKVHRFLGHLQKDFEGGVSAENLGAKFGGYGSFLPTYQRSPSWSHTKSPAEAHNYDSPRKTHTEDQRQNSLASSSASPSIRPHTASGKSLSVGSSLKGNGYLKSKHAEESSLKRGTNRKSVIDQRTLKVRIKVGSENLSAQKNAEIYSGLGLVVSPSSSMDDSPTTSEGQCGKLLGVPEASPTSILQIMTSYSGELLLSPLSEDLIHLTEKRKSRGKRENKPVDRTSKKSGLLGNGSLSSRSNHKVTEKKNVLSSEKDDDYFTELPYQNNNAFVENDVSPLKKDKENDSDAYGYEELISNALKLPLFSSSQHIAADPLKDTPPATFSAKDRIKREAFSPCIEKEHLESVAPAQDASRAEKLGGRSGSSGKASESKELNRISTTVAACPQDDTHKAEKPHALDQSESNASKGIKALTASEPPGALKQLVTQKGGSVSEGCLEPSLEKSSTGGKRKWKEAQNIATEGAYVAKDESMVESSLDPKSGKSSHTNCLTSKNDTPDFQKEHEKPKDRYKDFFGDVEFEDDDSESISGEMTSSGRLKDPQPAGKRNLSKDHNMSREKHTGRNSEKTLEKYAKPVSRPTPPLENGPNSEAPAGSVPLVQEDWVLCDKCKKWRLLPLGTNPKNLPEKWLCRMLSWLPGMNRCIIPEEETTNALRALYHPVASVPVPPPEGQGIRPNNAIMALVGITSADSRPLAQEHLDAAVPTAPNSGKKKHGSAVAANSVDIDGSTNSSNSRKKNMLGRLTKLNSANNSPSVDASGQHMRQGSMALEKCSDAKAEKISQVSSSDKGTSVKIKSKRESDMESTRASKRIKSEELHCDDENWNSDNGGGASTKAGRRSSSLSNTTSGNDRDKYNNLKDFSGEAMKSIASSMNVEMHVPSPAADGLLCSGKYDDEDPRKKRVKENYGSRTHNEPISNSEQQYLHSGDFIEELSESEHRKEKKARLSKSGGKAMSGSKTSIGSDRKSKSIKDQHDGQLVNGTQAADYIKSDMASARPSVAANSSSSKVSGSHRTKTNGQEIKGSPVESVSSSPLRFPNADKVSSARKSHDGRTVFHDSAAANPGMFSGSDGGNVRTGLDKTDTVLTANDHADDVHSDQLCQSNQYASTKHYSEQFDAETRTNNDQSQGVVHSKKSGKGSSLQSKDKAHASGSEVDKIKIKASDSRNDASDHTHLHEEKSKSRRNKSDEKSGTPKKGDKFVSKKDMVGGMSSESSKAPSQKKFGHDGQDAIRSQDKKHGLPQEHENEKLPKKSNQTETHGNGKSHSLPPLARIQTDTAPVSVSQKENSSKGLSLDASDNGDAQKASNQRKKFENSNGQPMRHPTPNSHKVRDVDAPSPVRKDSSSHAANTILKEAKDLKHMADRLKNSGTSIGLYFEAALKFLHGASLLESGSSEATKHNELMHSLHIYSSTAKLCEFCAHDFEKSKDMGAAALAYKCMEVAYMRVLYSSHSNTSRDRAELQSALQIAAPGESPSSSASDVDNLNHQATADKAASAKVVGSPQVSGSHVITSQNRSSLLRVLNFAQDVTFAMEASRKSRIAFTAATSRLADTHKEGIRSLKNALDYNFQDVEGLLQLVRIAKEAISH
- the LOC121745237 gene encoding cysteine-tryptophan domain-containing zinc finger protein 7-like isoform X1 gives rise to the protein MISVGSRDGRKRIGLGLDMEETELEEGEALGYQEEGEDSTIDPDIALSYIEEKVHRFLGHLQKDFEGGVSAENLGAKFGGYGSFLPTYQRSPSWSHTKSPAEAHNYDSPRKTHTEDQRQNSLASSSASPSIRPHTASGKSLSVGSSLKGNGYLKSKHAEESSLKRGTNRKSVIDQRTLKVRIKVGSENLSAQKNAEIYSGLGLVVSPSSSMDDSPTTSEGQCGKLLGVPEASPTSILQIMTSYSGELLLSPLSEDLIHLTEKRKSRGKRENKPVDRTSKKSGLLGNGSLSSRSNHKVTEKKNVLSSEKDDDYFTELPYQNNNAFVENDVSPLKKDKENDSDAYGYEELISNALKLPLFSSSQHIAADPLKDTPPATFSAKDRIKREAFSPCIEKEHLESVAPAQDASRAEKLGGRSGSSGKASESKELNRISTTVAACPQDDTHKAEKPHALDQSESNASKGIKALTASEPPGALKQLVTQKGGSVSEGCLEPSLEKSSTGGKRKWKEAQNIATEGAYVAKDESMVESSLDPKSGKSSHTNCLTSKNDTPDFQKEHEKPKDRYKDFFGDVEFEDDDSESISGEMTSSGRLKDPQPAGKRNLSKDHNMSREKHTGRNSEKTLEKYAKPVSRPTPPLENGPNSEAPAGSVPLVQEDWVLCDKCKKWRLLPLGTNPKNLPEKWLCRMLSWLPGMNRCIIPEEETTNALRALYHPVASVPVPPPEGQGIRPNNAIMALVGITSADSRPLAQEHLDAAVPTAPNSGKKKHGSAVAANSVDIDGSTNSSNSRKKNMLGRLTKLNSANNSPSVDASGQHMRQGSMALEKCSDAKAEKISQVSSSDKGTSVKIKSKRESDMESTRASKRIKSEELHCDDENWNSDNGGGASTKAGRRSSSLSNTTSGNDRDKYNNLKDFSGEAMKSIASSMNVEMHVPSPAADGLLCSGKYDDEDPRKKRVKENYGSRTHNEPISNSEQQYLHSGDFIEELSESEHRKEKKARLSKSGGKAMSGSKTSIGSDRKSKSIKDQHDGQLVNGTQAADYIKSDMASARPSVAANSSSSKVSGSHRTKTNGQEIKGSPVESVSSSPLRFPNADKVSSARKSHDGRTVFHDSAAANPGMFSGSDGGNVRTGLDKTDTVLTANDHADDVHSDQLCQSNQYASTKHYSEQFDAETRTNNDQSQGVVHSKKSGKGSSLQSKDKAHASGSEVDKIKIKASDSRNDASDHTHLHEEKSKSRRNKSDEKSGTPKKGDKFVSKKDMVGGMSSESSKAPSQKKFGHDGQDAIRSQDKKHGLPQEHENEKLPKKSNQTETHGNGKSHSLPPLARIQTDTAPVSVSQKENSSKGLSLDASDNGDAQKASNQRKKFENSNGQPMRHPTPNSHKVRDVDAPSPVRKDSSSHAANTILKEAKDLKHMADRLKNSGTSIGLYFEAALKFLHGASLLESGSSEATKHNELMHSLHIYSSTAKLCEFCAHDFEKSKDMGAAALAYKCMEVAYMRVLYSSHSNTSRDRAELQSALQIAAPGESPSSSASDVDNLNHQATADKAASAKVVGSPQVSGSHVITSQNRSSLLRVLNFAQDVTFAMEASRKSRIAFTAATSRLADTHKEGIRSLKNALDYNFQDVEGLLQLVRIAKEAISH